ccggtggagctggaggaggtggccggggatcgggaagtctgggcttccctactaagactgctgcccccgtgacccggacccggataagcggaggaaaatggatggatggatggatggatggatggatggatggatggatggatggatgcttatGCACAAGCACAATATGTTTTCATGGGTGACTATagttccatgtcccaagaaccagatttggccgcagaagaccaggtcgcctacgcacccgccctCGACcaccacccaacacacaatgcaccggacccttatgcttgcccccgtaggtggtgggtctacgagggggagatcccgtgtggatacaggcggctgaaatgagtttcctccgtaggtagggtagctggactcaccctaagaaaTAGGGTGAGgggctcagccatccgggaggggctcagagtagagccgcttctctttcacatcgagaggagtcagttgaggtgactcgggcatctagtccggatgcctcccggacgcctccctggtgaggtgttccgggcatgcccaaccgggaaaaggcccccggggcagacctaggacacgctggagggactatgtctctgggaacgccttggtgtcctcccggtggagctggaggaggtggccggggaccgggaagtctgggcttccgtactaagactgctgcccccgcgacccggacccggataagtggaggaaaatggatacAACTAGAACCAGTGTGTGTACTTACCGGTAGATTCTGCGACACTGATGGTTGTTGGTGGCTGCAGTCATCTCCATCTTGCTGAGCTGTACCCCCAAGTGAAGGAGGCCTGGATGGTTCCCCGAGAGAAGGATGAGGGTGCGGCGGATGGCTCAGGGCGGCGACCCTCTTGGCTTGTCTACGAGCTGCCAGGAGAATCCGACAGTATGTGAAGCAGATGGCACCGGAAGGCAAGAAGAAGGTGAGCACGGACGCCACCAGAGCAAAGGGCAGGGTGACCTGCAGGCGGCACTGGAAGTATAGTCCCCCGGGCGGTGAGACCTGGAAGTAGGACGCCGGGTACAGCGAGTTTGAGCTGACGTTGCCGACCCCGGGAGTCGGCGGCTGGCCGCTTGGGTTGCCCAAGCTGTGCCACTTCATCTCGATGGGCAGGAAAGACGCCAGCGCTGCCAACCCCCACGCGGCACCCACCAGGAGCAACGCCCGAGGGAGGGTCATCCTCTGCTTGTACCGCAGTGGCGAGATAATGAAGACATAGCGATCCAAGCTAATGACACACAGATTGAGAATGGAGGCGCTGCAACACATGACGTCGAAGCACAGCCAAACAGGGCAGAAGGCCGGCCAGAGCACCCAGGCCCCGCACAGAACATTCAGCATGGCTGGGGGCATCACCACCAGCGCCACCATGAGGTCCGACAGGAACAAGGACACTAGGAAACAATTGGAGGTGCAACGTAAGGAGCGGTGTGCAAACACCAACGCAATAAGCAACACATTTCCACACACAGTAATGAGAATAATAACAGTCAGCAGGAAGGCCAGCAACCA
This window of the Doryrhamphus excisus isolate RoL2022-K1 chromosome 10, RoL_Dexc_1.0, whole genome shotgun sequence genome carries:
- the htr6 gene encoding 5-hydroxytryptamine receptor 6; the protein is MSEAGSIGSYNSSFPNTGAWNINGSGPWLLAFLLTVIILITVCGNVLLIALVFAHRSLRCTSNCFLVSLFLSDLMVALVVMPPAMLNVLCGAWVLWPAFCPVWLCFDVMCCSASILNLCVISLDRYVFIISPLRYKQRMTLPRALLLVGAAWGLAALASFLPIEMKWHSLGNPSGQPPTPGVGNVSSNSLYPASYFQVSPPGGLYFQCRLQVTLPFALVASVLTFFLPSGAICFTYCRILLAARRQAKRVAALSHPPHPHPSLGEPSRPPSLGGTAQQDGDDCSHQQPSVSQNLPPSVNSERRLAHRQGRRALKASLTLGVLLGLFFCTWLPFFITNMAQAVCECIPLALFDAITWLGYCNSTMNPIIYPLFMRDFKQALGKLLPCSASLRSPRQPSPALSLSLRNSGEPNICSEPQSPLASDTTPLPVTATDAVNLLDAEHAGINLPLLLPNQVVTLD